DNA sequence from the Pseudoxanthomonas indica genome:
GTACAAGGAATCGATCGACGAGATGAAGCACGCCGACAAGTTGGCCGAGCGCATCCTGTTCCTCGATGGCCTGCCCAACTTCCAGTCGTTGGGTAAATTGCGCATCGGCGAGAATCCGCGCGAACTGCTGCAATGCGATCTGTCACTGGAGTACGACGGCCTGCCGGTGCTGCGTGACGCCATCAAGTACTGCGAAGACACCGGCGACTATGTCAGCCGCCAGCTGTTCGCCGACATCCTGG
Encoded proteins:
- the bfr gene encoding bacterioferritin, with the translated sequence MKGDPKVIEFLNKALYNELIAINQYFLHAKMLKNWGLKELAEHEYKESIDEMKHADKLAERILFLDGLPNFQSLGKLRIGENPRELLQCDLSLEYDGLPVLRDAIKYCEDTGDYVSRQLFADILDSEEEHIDWLETQLALIERIGEPNYLLTKLED